From a single Micromonas commoda chromosome 5, complete sequence genomic region:
- a CDS encoding predicted protein has protein sequence MQDAYADSFTSAFKPLPRRADKGRDSRDAGDGDNEGRVGVPGSYDHVYIDVNNVLHVAAHHTKTEKAFFMKLFALLDLNMRRTKPQYTVTLALDGPAPIAKTITQRRRRIRLSSGEKVPLSEDPARLLKIGLTPGSTLSLKIDRALEYYAATRLLSRNSLPRGLLFEISGTRVPGEGEVKILRSMKARVSNPKFDGHSHLIVSEDSDALLLAMTAAPADTFVLSSKLVFSVRSFNSALANQLPPGVALDGARRDFVALAVMMGNDYLPGSRFGVKYSWRAYVQLRSGERSNKWADDGGEGGGNVPSPSSKVAWGRYRDSPLFPAPDPLLDAPLFPGERRPGKMRRGGFGESRVYEEGKLAFRLPPPVNWEMLRDFARVLADPEYVEWQVNDGLRPRADVQRAINAAAAAAATLNQTIDLEDDEDGPDDQLIDALIDDEDESVQKEPSFSLIPGVAGVVRAKLDPLRSARRAYEYIHGVGWVLEMYYGGACLDYGYHFQYSPREHNQGIAAAIDKKALDANAFTAGTTAFKATKAKNTTDVAAAAAAAAAANAAAAQGSSGSGSGGASRIPPPAVDIADFLTLPLSYDPTLDPLRDRERAAVAYLNRYPITPLAYSLAVIPRGGRAMLAKGVRPLVDQGSPVHHLFKDDYCVTCIKHRIAAGPLERVIQQESGNGAGSGGSMGTASAKGNGIVGGAMLAQAATSRERLSVG, from the exons ATGCAGGACGCGTACGCAGACTCGTTCACGAGCGCGTTCAAGCCGCttccgaggcgcgcggatAAAGGTCGGGAcagtcgcgacgcgggcgacggggataACGAAGGACGAGTCGGAGTTCCCGGGTCCTACGACCACGTCTACATAGACGTCAATAACGTgctgcacgtcgccgcgcaccacACCAAGACCGAGAAAGCTTTCTTCATGAAGCTCTTCGCGCTTCTTGATCTCAACATGCGTCGGACCAAGCCGCAGTACACGGTGACGCTGGCGCTTGACGGACCGGCGCCAATCGCAAAAACCATCacgcagcgtcgccgccgcatcaGGCTGAGCAGCGGGGAGAAGGTGCCGCTGTCCGAGGATCCAGCTCGATTGCTCAAGATCGGCCTGACTCCGGGGTCAACATTGTCGCTGAAGatcgaccgcgcgctcgagtaCTACGCGGCGACCCGGCTTCTGAGCCGCAACTCACTTCCGAGGGGATTGCTTTTTGAGATATCCGGCACGAGGGTGCCTGGTGAGGGTGAAGTCAAGATCCTTCGGAGCATGAAGGCGAGGGTGTCAAACCCGAAATTCGATGGACACTCCCATTTGATCGTTTCGGAGGATAGCGACGCGCTGCTGTTGGCGATGACTGCTGCGCCTGCGGACACTTTTGTGCTTTCCTCCAAGCTTGTCTTTTCCGTGCGATCGTTCAACTCGGCGCTGGCGAACCAGCTGCCGCCGGGCGTGGCGCTGGATGGTGCAAGGAGAGACTTCGTGGCGCTCGCAGTGATGATGGGTAACGACTACCTCCCAGGTAGTAGGTTCGGGGTCAAGTACTCGTGGAGGGCTTACGTGCAGCTGCGCAGCGGCGAGAGGTCCAATAAATGGGCAGATGACGGCGGTGAAGGCGGTGGGAACGTGCCGTCCCCGTCTTCGAAAGTCGCTTGGGGACGGTACCGCGATTCACCTCTATTCCCGGCGCCGGATCCCCTTCTCGACGCGCCTTTGTTTCCGGGTGAGCGAAGGCCCGGTAAgatgcgccgcggcggttttGGTGAGAGCCGGGTATATGAGGAGGGCAAGCTCGCGTTCCGCCTGCCCCCTCCGGTAAACTGGGAGATGCTGCGGGACTTTGCCAGGGTGCTCGCGGACCCTGAATACGTAGAGTGGCAGGTGAACGATGGTCTCAgaccccgcgccgacgtacAAAGGGCGATCAACGCAGCGGCTGCCGCGGCAGCGACACTGAATCAGACGATTGACctcgaggatgacgaggacggccCGGACGATCAGCTCATCGATGCGCTCATCGACGATGAAGATGAAAGTGTTCAGAAGGAGCCCTCTTTTTCGCTCATCCCCGGGGTAGCCGGGGTGGTGCGTGCTAAACTGGACCCATTGCGCAGCGCTAGGCGTGCGTACGAGTATATCCACGGTGTTGGCTGGGTACTGGAGATGTACTATGGCGGCGCGTGCCTCGACTACGGGTACCATTTTCAGTACTCACCAAGGGAGCATAATCAAGGGATTGCCGCGGCAATCGATAAGAAGGCGCTAGATGCGAACGCTTTCACAGCAGGTACGACAGCTTTCAAGGCGACTAAAGCGAAAAACACAACGGAtgttgctgctgctgctgcggctgctgctgccgcAAACGCAGCGGCTGCGCAAGGATCCAGCGGATCTGGGTCAGGTGGAGCCTCGCGCAtacccccgcccgcggtggacattGCCGACTTCCTGACGCTTCCCTTATCTTACGATCCCACGCTGGACCCGTTGAGAgatcgcgaacgcgcggccgTGGCATACCTCAACAGGTACCCCATCACACCTCTAGCCTATTCGCTCGCGGTAATCCCGAGGGGCGGTCGTGCCATGCTGGCCAAGGGCGTGCGGCCGCTCGTGGACCAGGGTTCTCCCGTGCACCACCTTTTCAAGGACGACTACTGCGTGACGTGCATTAAGCAtcgcatcgcggcgggtccTCTGGAACGCGTCATTCAGCAGGAGTCTGGAAACGGAGCGGGAAGCGGAGGCTCCATGGGGACAGCAAGCGCCAAGGGTAACGGTATTGTCGGTGGGGCGATG ctcgcgcaggcggcgacgtcgcgcgagaGGCTCTCCGTAGGCTGA